A single Candidatus Omnitrophota bacterium DNA region contains:
- a CDS encoding shikimate kinase, whose amino-acid sequence MKKNIVLIGFMGSGKSFTGKDLGKKLNRRVLSTDDLVEKKAGKSIAEIFRDEGEKHFRALEKEVVAGIVCEEGVVVDCGGGIVLDPENVAALKKNGVLIYLRTSPEWVYRRVKGQVKRPLLNVPDPQKKIAELLKEREPAYRQADHTVDTDAKTWEEVGDEIVALCKNLRLD is encoded by the coding sequence ATGAAAAAGAATATTGTTTTGATCGGGTTTATGGGGTCGGGCAAGTCTTTCACAGGCAAAGACCTGGGGAAGAAGCTCAACCGGCGGGTCCTGTCCACGGACGACCTTGTGGAGAAAAAAGCCGGGAAGTCCATTGCCGAGATCTTCCGTGACGAAGGGGAGAAGCATTTTCGCGCTCTGGAAAAGGAAGTCGTTGCCGGAATCGTCTGCGAAGAAGGGGTTGTGGTTGACTGCGGGGGTGGGATTGTCCTGGACCCTGAAAACGTCGCCGCCTTGAAGAAAAACGGCGTCCTGATCTACCTGCGGACAAGCCCGGAATGGGTTTACCGCAGGGTGAAGGGGCAGGTGAAACGGCCGCTGTTGAATGTCCCTGATCCGCAGAAAAAGATCGCGGAGTTACTGAAGGAGAGGGAACCGGCCTATCGCCAGGCCGATCACACGGTTGACACGGATGCCAAGACCTGGGAAGAGGTCGGGGACGAGATCG